The following proteins come from a genomic window of Pyxidicoccus sp. MSG2:
- a CDS encoding tetratricopeptide repeat protein → MSTHGGRSRRVDVVILTAIPLEYEAALQVSAGAVAGSQWEEERRPNGLRVSFRSFHGKKGARPLRVALALAGGMGAVEATSALLPLVEEYHPRCVAMCGVCAGRPGKTNLGDVIAPDRLFFHDTGKRRPEGVQQDLTTYNLRYDWKEDLKHFDFLKYLKGEAWWHNRPVPYEWQENWALMKLHEGVSEPWTRPECEQYCPHWEKVVDALVKSGHVSDGGELTDEGRKRVKALLFRHKGRLPDLSPTGELFPFRVHLEPMGSGSQVVEDVAYWGEVNEYMRKALGLEMEAAAVGAMAYTQPHRKLDALVMKSVMDFANSGRDDHFKQYAARSSAECLMAFLREHFDPEVVPGIDDLLITGSVGAPPENAPPSALLNAHHEVVPFHGRETLLAELDQWCDESPSVAVRLLHAEGGAGKTRVAIEWIRRRRELEWAAGFLPESVSRDATQDWLERLWSLGQPLLVVIDYAESHPRLYEMLSRLHQYAQQPGAAERRPIRLLLLARNNGDWWKSLRERDSSLATWLDSMPVRQLPSLSNSLADRVLVFHEAAKRFAEKLSKTYVRRPVETLLGDECFYRVLYVHMAALASVEGLAFEPNTLMDVILDHEEHFWEVRAGQAHVGHAVQRSLARQVVAAATLRGGFPEKEEAELVIGRLLRRPATENDAVLLRLLHWVYQRSAGSPVLFLPPLEPDLLGEAMVLRVASFSPSSDERVPSDWIDRVFSSNEREQVVGTGLRVLGHVSAVSPASTRPWIERLLAGSLLDERAAFSLKAALAVGQRTAFSALGDVLADRLEAAGTIEHARRLDAVGIPFPTVSLDRVAEWTTRIRLRALPAPDNDKVSAERAEILNNLGNRLSALGRRQAALTTTEEAVSLYRDLTARNPDAFQPALATSLNNLGNMLSALGQRQAALTATEEAVSLRRGLAARNPDAFQPALATSLNNLGNMLSDLGQRQAALTATEEALSLRRGLAARNPDAFQPALATSLNNLGNRLRDLGQRQAALTATEEAVSLRRGLAARNPDAFQPDLAMSLNNLGTMLSDLGQRQAALTATEEAVSLRRGLAARNPDAFQPDLATSLNNLGTMLSDLGQRQAALTATEEAVSLRRGLAARNPDAFQPDLATSLNNLGAMLSALGQRQAALTATEEAVSLRRGLAARNPDAFQPALATSLNNLGTMLSALGQRQAALTATEEAVSLRRGLAARNPDAFQPALATSLNNLGAMLSALGQRQAALTATEEAVSLYRDLTARNPDAFQPDLAASLNNLGNRLNDLGRREEAVLAVIGAIETLWPFFLRFPKPLELNTGVMLAHAKELHELLKRPIPPELQERMDTFKRLTES, encoded by the coding sequence ATGTCAACGCATGGGGGGCGCTCGCGCCGCGTCGATGTGGTCATCCTGACGGCGATCCCGCTGGAGTACGAGGCGGCGCTTCAGGTGAGCGCGGGTGCAGTCGCGGGGAGTCAGTGGGAGGAGGAGCGACGCCCGAACGGCCTCCGGGTGTCGTTCCGCTCGTTTCACGGCAAGAAGGGGGCTCGCCCGCTGCGCGTCGCGTTGGCGCTGGCAGGCGGCATGGGTGCGGTGGAAGCAACCTCCGCGTTGCTGCCGCTGGTCGAGGAGTACCACCCGAGGTGCGTGGCGATGTGCGGCGTCTGCGCGGGACGCCCCGGGAAGACGAACCTGGGCGATGTCATCGCGCCTGACAGGCTGTTCTTCCATGACACGGGCAAGCGGCGCCCCGAGGGCGTGCAGCAGGACCTCACGACGTACAACCTGCGCTACGACTGGAAGGAAGACCTCAAGCACTTCGACTTCCTCAAGTATTTGAAGGGCGAGGCGTGGTGGCACAACCGCCCGGTACCCTACGAGTGGCAGGAGAACTGGGCGCTGATGAAGCTCCATGAAGGCGTTTCGGAGCCATGGACGCGTCCGGAGTGCGAGCAGTACTGCCCTCACTGGGAGAAGGTCGTCGACGCGCTCGTGAAGTCCGGCCACGTGTCCGACGGCGGGGAGCTCACCGACGAGGGACGCAAGCGGGTCAAGGCGCTCCTGTTCCGGCACAAGGGGCGCCTTCCTGACCTTTCCCCCACGGGTGAGCTGTTCCCCTTCCGCGTCCATCTCGAGCCCATGGGCAGCGGCAGCCAGGTCGTCGAGGATGTGGCCTATTGGGGCGAAGTGAATGAGTACATGCGCAAGGCGCTGGGCCTGGAGATGGAAGCCGCCGCGGTCGGAGCGATGGCCTATACCCAGCCGCACCGGAAGCTCGATGCGTTGGTGATGAAGAGCGTGATGGACTTCGCCAACTCGGGGCGTGATGACCACTTCAAGCAGTACGCGGCCCGGTCGTCGGCCGAGTGCCTGATGGCGTTCCTCCGCGAGCACTTTGACCCGGAGGTAGTCCCTGGAATTGATGACCTTCTGATCACGGGAAGCGTCGGTGCGCCTCCCGAGAACGCACCTCCTTCAGCGCTCCTCAATGCGCACCACGAGGTCGTACCGTTCCATGGGAGAGAGACCCTCCTCGCGGAACTCGACCAGTGGTGCGACGAGAGTCCCTCTGTCGCTGTTCGACTGCTTCATGCCGAGGGTGGGGCGGGCAAGACACGCGTAGCGATTGAGTGGATACGTCGGCGCAGGGAGCTGGAGTGGGCCGCAGGTTTTCTGCCGGAGAGCGTCTCCAGAGATGCCACCCAGGACTGGCTTGAACGGCTCTGGTCACTTGGACAGCCGTTACTGGTGGTGATCGACTACGCGGAGAGCCACCCGAGGCTGTACGAGATGCTCTCGCGGCTGCACCAGTACGCGCAACAGCCGGGTGCCGCAGAGCGACGCCCGATTCGTCTACTGCTGCTTGCACGGAACAACGGTGACTGGTGGAAGTCGCTGCGCGAGCGGGACTCGTCGCTGGCGACCTGGCTCGACTCGATGCCGGTGCGCCAGCTGCCGTCGCTCTCGAATTCCCTGGCCGACCGTGTCCTGGTGTTCCACGAAGCGGCGAAGAGGTTCGCCGAGAAGCTGAGCAAGACATACGTGCGACGGCCCGTGGAGACGCTCCTCGGCGACGAGTGCTTCTATCGCGTGCTCTACGTACACATGGCCGCGCTCGCGTCGGTAGAAGGATTGGCGTTCGAGCCGAACACGCTCATGGATGTCATCCTCGACCATGAAGAACACTTCTGGGAGGTGCGTGCTGGACAGGCCCACGTTGGGCACGCGGTGCAGCGCTCCCTGGCCCGCCAGGTGGTCGCCGCCGCCACGCTCCGAGGTGGGTTTCCGGAGAAGGAGGAAGCGGAGCTCGTCATCGGTAGGCTCCTACGGCGTCCTGCGACCGAGAACGACGCAGTCTTGTTGCGACTGCTCCACTGGGTCTACCAGCGCAGTGCTGGAAGTCCCGTGCTCTTCCTGCCCCCTCTGGAACCAGACCTTCTCGGCGAAGCCATGGTGCTGCGAGTCGCTTCCTTCAGTCCTTCGTCTGACGAGCGCGTGCCTTCTGATTGGATAGACCGGGTCTTTTCGTCAAACGAGCGTGAGCAAGTCGTCGGAACGGGACTGCGGGTGCTGGGGCATGTATCCGCGGTATCGCCTGCGTCGACGCGGCCGTGGATTGAACGGCTGCTCGCAGGATCGCTGCTCGACGAGCGCGCGGCCTTCTCATTGAAGGCTGCGCTGGCCGTTGGACAGCGAACCGCCTTCTCCGCTCTGGGTGATGTTCTGGCTGACAGGCTTGAAGCGGCGGGCACCATCGAGCACGCGCGCCGGCTTGACGCAGTGGGTATTCCTTTCCCCACAGTCTCGCTTGACCGGGTTGCCGAATGGACGACCCGTATACGTCTGCGGGCCCTTCCGGCTCCGGATAACGACAAGGTAAGCGCTGAGCGCGCCGAGATTCTTAACAATTTAGGCAATAGGCTAAGCGCACTGGGCCGGCGGCAGGCGGCGCTGACGACCACCGAGGAAGCCGTGTCCCTCTACCGGGACCTCACGGCACGCAACCCGGACGCCTTCCAGCCCGCCCTCGCCACCAGCCTCAACAACCTGGGCAACATGCTGAGCGCACTGGGCCAGCGGCAGGCGGCGCTGACGGCCACCGAGGAAGCCGTGTCACTCCGCCGGGGCCTCGCGGCACGCAACCCGGACGCCTTCCAGCCCGCCCTCGCCACCAGCCTCAACAACCTGGGCAACATGCTGAGCGACCTGGGCCAGCGGCAGGCGGCGTTGACGGCCACCGAGGAAGCCTTGTCACTCCGCCGGGGCCTCGCGGCACGCAACCCGGACGCCTTCCAGCCCGCCCTCGCCACCAGCCTCAACAACCTGGGCAACAGGCTGCGCGACCTGGGCCAGCGGCAGGCGGCGCTGACGGCCACTGAGGAAGCCGTGTCACTCCGCCGGGGCCTCGCGGCACGCAACCCGGACGCCTTCCAGCCCGACCTCGCCATGAGCCTCAACAACCTGGGCACCATGCTGAGCGACCTGGGCCAGCGGCAGGCGGCGCTGACGGCCACCGAGGAAGCCGTGTCACTCCGCCGGGGCCTCGCGGCACGCAACCCGGACGCCTTCCAGCCCGACCTCGCCACCAGCCTCAACAACCTGGGCACCATGCTGAGCGACCTGGGCCAGCGGCAGGCGGCGCTGACGGCCACCGAGGAAGCCGTGTCACTCCGCCGGGGCCTCGCGGCACGCAACCCGGACGCCTTCCAGCCCGACCTCGCCACCAGCCTCAACAACCTGGGCGCCATGCTGAGCGCACTGGGCCAGCGGCAGGCGGCGCTGACGGCCACCGAGGAAGCCGTGTCACTCCGCCGGGGCCTCGCGGCACGCAACCCGGACGCCTTCCAGCCCGCCCTCGCCACCAGCCTCAACAACCTGGGCACCATGCTGAGCGCACTGGGCCAGCGGCAGGCGGCGCTGACGGCCACCGAGGAAGCCGTGTCACTCCGCCGGGGCCTCGCGGCACGCAACCCGGACGCTTTCCAGCCCGCCCTCGCCACCAGCCTCAACAACCTGGGCGCCATGCTGAGCGCACTGGGCCAGCGGCAGGCGGCGCTGACGGCCACCGAGGAAGCCGTGTCCCTCTACCGGGACCTCACGGCACGCAACCCGGACGCCTTCCAGCCCGACCTCGCCGCCAGCCTCAACAACCTGGGCAACAGGCTGAACGACCTGGGCCGACGGGAAGAGGCTGTTCTCGCAGTCATTGGAGCCATCGAGACGCTCTGGCCATTCTTCCTGCGCTTTCCAAAGCCCTTGGAGCTCAACACCGGCGTCATGCTGGCCCACGCCAAGGAGCTCCATGAGCTCCTCAAGCGCCCCATTCCCCCCGAACTCCAGGAGCGCATGGACACATTCAAGCGCCTCACAGAATCGTGA
- a CDS encoding Uma2 family endonuclease, with product MRPNSGKRGDKYPRAPSQAEWDAMTPEEQARVYAAIPGWVTDAEMSPPEGDRHFLPKVRALDTLKGHFGRERRRVYLACELPVYYPDERRFAPDLLVVMDADSHVRDKWMVSAEGKGLDVVLEVHVGGLRKKDAVQNVERYARLGIPEYFIYDGGRQTLWGYRLASTKSRKYVPIKPVDGRLPSKRLGLEIQAEGDRLRFYENNVQIPESAELIDQLHKLTEGLQRRAKKRVRSLKKEARLREDAQQRLAEETRRREEESRRREEAERQLKQLKAEVARLKAREAHPAPRR from the coding sequence ATGAGGCCCAATTCGGGGAAGCGCGGAGACAAGTACCCTCGCGCTCCCTCCCAGGCGGAGTGGGATGCGATGACGCCCGAGGAGCAGGCTCGGGTGTATGCCGCGATTCCGGGGTGGGTGACCGACGCGGAGATGTCTCCGCCAGAAGGAGACCGGCACTTCCTCCCCAAGGTGCGCGCGCTCGACACGCTCAAGGGGCACTTCGGTCGCGAGCGCCGCCGTGTCTACCTGGCCTGCGAACTACCCGTCTACTACCCCGACGAGCGCCGCTTCGCGCCGGACCTCCTGGTCGTGATGGATGCTGATTCGCACGTGCGCGACAAGTGGATGGTGAGCGCCGAGGGCAAGGGCCTCGACGTCGTGCTCGAGGTCCACGTCGGCGGCCTCCGCAAGAAGGACGCGGTGCAGAACGTGGAGCGCTATGCCCGTCTGGGCATCCCGGAGTACTTCATCTACGACGGCGGCAGGCAGACGCTGTGGGGATACCGGCTGGCGAGCACCAAGTCGCGGAAGTACGTCCCCATCAAGCCGGTGGACGGGCGGCTGCCCTCGAAGCGGCTTGGCCTGGAGATCCAGGCAGAGGGTGACCGGCTGCGTTTCTACGAGAACAACGTCCAGATTCCGGAGTCGGCGGAGCTCATCGACCAGCTGCACAAGCTGACCGAGGGGCTGCAACGGCGCGCGAAGAAGCGGGTGCGCAGCCTGAAGAAGGAAGCCCGGCTCCGCGAAGACGCGCAACAGCGACTGGCGGAGGAAACCCGACGGCGCGAGGAAGAATCCCGGCGCCGCGAAGAGGCGGAGCGGCAACTGAAGCAGCTCAAGGCCGAGGTGGCCCGGCTCAAGGCGCGGGAAGCCCACCCCGCACCCCGACGCTGA
- a CDS encoding LVIVD repeat-containing protein: protein MGAAAAACLLALAGCGSSDDDTSKPWDGRYTALEERGDWLDKGPYASCSVNFTNPCTSSVESFDLSSCKRSTLGAMDREGIYRTKLRYEFPSEDGLSTIGVGGSGSLRFTSDGAPWSVQGHPAVDPRLDGQTFVVTGLKQGTSGQDSTRYTLAGCEAPTAWVLTGCFSFCSGGNPLYSGTFRAERMTWGRAERESSGGLKPVSESRVELGFPVDLYIAKDHAYVVSVNLRGTDGGLSVFDVSDRAHPVFKTSISMAGDNYWNGVWAKGDALYVASKNTGVVVFDISNPGAPVFLRNLPGGPAINVHTVLVDGDRLYAMSPSPNAETLIFDVSSPLEPRLLGRHVLGVPGYPHDAFAFGGRLYVSHAQGGYQVVGVSDPTRFEHLGDYTFENNYAHHSAVGTIAGQTIAFDGGEQMGAHLRVLKVDDPANIVKIGEFKLRDVASIHNILLKDERLYVAWYHEGVRVLDVSNPTQPRQVAHFNTFSDKDPSRSEGMFEGAIGIRVPGDGYVYAVDTARGLFIFKEP, encoded by the coding sequence ATGGGTGCTGCCGCGGCCGCCTGCCTGCTGGCGCTGGCTGGCTGTGGTTCTTCGGATGACGACACGTCGAAGCCGTGGGACGGGCGGTACACTGCGCTGGAGGAGCGGGGCGACTGGCTGGACAAGGGCCCCTATGCGAGCTGCTCCGTCAACTTCACGAACCCGTGCACGTCCTCCGTGGAGTCCTTCGACCTGTCCTCGTGCAAGCGCTCCACGCTCGGCGCGATGGACCGCGAGGGCATCTACCGCACCAAGCTTCGCTACGAGTTCCCCAGTGAAGATGGGCTCAGCACCATCGGCGTCGGTGGGAGCGGAAGCCTCCGGTTCACCTCGGACGGCGCCCCCTGGAGCGTCCAGGGGCACCCGGCCGTCGACCCGCGGCTGGATGGCCAGACGTTCGTCGTCACGGGGCTCAAGCAGGGGACGTCCGGGCAGGACTCCACGCGCTATACGCTCGCGGGCTGCGAGGCCCCCACGGCATGGGTGCTCACGGGCTGCTTCTCCTTCTGCTCCGGTGGCAATCCCCTCTACTCCGGCACCTTCCGCGCGGAGCGGATGACGTGGGGCCGCGCGGAGCGTGAGTCCTCGGGCGGCCTCAAGCCCGTCTCCGAGTCACGGGTGGAGCTGGGGTTCCCCGTGGACCTCTACATCGCGAAGGACCACGCGTACGTGGTGTCCGTCAACCTGCGCGGTACCGACGGCGGGCTCAGCGTGTTCGACGTGAGTGACCGGGCCCACCCCGTCTTCAAGACGTCCATCAGCATGGCGGGGGACAACTATTGGAACGGGGTGTGGGCGAAGGGGGATGCGCTGTACGTCGCCAGCAAGAACACGGGCGTTGTCGTGTTCGACATCTCGAACCCCGGCGCGCCCGTCTTCCTGCGCAACCTTCCGGGCGGCCCGGCCATCAACGTGCACACGGTGCTGGTGGACGGAGACCGGCTCTATGCCATGTCACCGTCGCCCAACGCGGAGACGCTCATCTTCGACGTCTCCTCGCCCCTGGAGCCCCGGCTGCTCGGCAGACATGTGCTCGGGGTTCCGGGCTATCCGCATGACGCCTTCGCCTTTGGAGGACGGCTGTATGTCAGCCACGCGCAGGGCGGGTACCAGGTGGTGGGCGTCAGCGACCCGACCCGCTTCGAGCACCTGGGCGATTACACGTTCGAGAACAACTACGCCCACCACAGCGCGGTGGGCACCATCGCGGGCCAGACGATTGCGTTCGACGGCGGAGAGCAGATGGGCGCCCACCTCCGCGTGCTGAAGGTGGATGACCCGGCGAACATCGTGAAGATTGGCGAGTTCAAGCTTCGCGACGTCGCGTCCATCCACAACATCCTCCTCAAGGACGAGCGGCTGTACGTCGCCTGGTATCACGAGGGCGTGCGCGTGCTGGACGTGTCCAACCCCACGCAGCCGCGGCAGGTGGCCCACTTCAATACGTTCAGCGATAAGGACCCGAGCAGGTCCGAGGGAATGTTCGAAGGTGCCATCGGCATCCGCGTGCCGGGGGACGGGTACGTGTACGCCGTGGATACCGCGCGCGGGCTGTTCATCTTCAAGGAGCCGTAG